The genomic stretch CAGGCGCCCGCCGGCTCGGGTCCCGCGGGCTGAGGAGATACCTTCAGGGGCGTGCCCCAGCCATCGACCACCCGGCAGAGCGCCGCGCAGCGCGTGGCGGCGATCCAGGAGGCGCTCGGGCCGCTGCGCGCGAGCCTGGACCCCGACGCCCTCGCCGAGCGGGTCAGCTCGCTCGAGGCCGAGATGCAGGAGCCGGGCTTCTGGGACGACAACGACCGCGCGAGCCGCACCTCCAGCGAGCACTCGCGGGCCAGCCGCCGGCTGGAGACCTTCCGCTCGCTCGCGACCGACGTCGAGGATCTCGAGGGCCTCGTCGAGCTCGCCGACGAGGACGAGTCGATGGCCGCGGAGCTCGACACGCAGATCGCGTCGGCCGAGGAGCGCGTCCAGGCGCTCGAGATGGAGCGCCTGTTCTCCGGCCGCTACGACGCGGGCGACGCGCTCGTCACCGTGAACGCCGGCGCGGGCGGCACCGACGCCCAGGACTGGGCCGAGATGGTCCTGCGCATGGAGATGCGCTGGGCCGAGAAGCGGGGCTTCGACGTCGAGCTGCTCGAGGTCAGCCCGGGGGAGGAGGCCGGCATCAAGTCCGCGACGTTCCTCGCGAAGGGCGAGAACGCCTACGGCCTCTACAAGGCCGAGCGCGGCGTGCACCGGCTCGTGCGCCTCAGCCCGTTCGACGCGGCCAACCGCCGGCAGACGAGCTTCGCCGGCCTCGAGGTCGCGCCGGTCGTCGAGGACGCCGCCGAGGTCGTCATCGACGACGACGATCTCCAGGTCGACACGTACCGCGCGTCGGGCGCCGGGGGCCAGCACGTCAACAAGACGGACTCGGCGGTGCGCATCACGCACCGGCCGACCGGGATCGTCGTCCAGTGCCAGAACGAGCGCTCGCAGTCGGCGAACCGTCAGACCGCGATGGGGATGCTGCGCTCCAAGCTCGCCGAGCTCGAGGAGCGCAAGCGCCAGGAGGAGATCGCCCGCGAGAAGGGCGACGCGCAGGACGTCAACTTCGGTTCGCAGATCCGCTCCTACGTGCTGCACCCGTACACGATGGTCAAGGACCACCGCACGAACGTGGAGGCCGGCAACGCGCAGGGCGTCCTCGACGGCGACCTCGACCCGTTCGTGCGCGCCGAACTGCTGCGCGAAGCCGGCGCCACGTAGGCGATGAGCGGGCCGGGCGAGCAGCCCACCGCGCCGTACCTCGACGCGGTCGTCGCGTACGGGTTCCGCGGCTCGGGCCGCTTCCACGTGCCGGGCCACAAGGGCGGCGCGGGCGCGGACCCGGGGCTGCGCCACGCGCTCGGCGACGACGCGCTGATGGTCGACGTCCCGCAGGACATCCGCGGGATCGACGTGGGCCCGTCGCCGACGCCGTACGAGCGCGCGGAGGCGCTCGCAGCGGAGGCCTACGGGGCGCGGCGGACGTGGTTCCTGACGAACGGGGCGACGCAGGGCAACCACGCGCTGGCGCTGGCGCTGGCGCCGTTGGGCGCGGTCGTCGTCGCGCAGCGCAACGCCCACGCCTCGCTGGTGGACGGGTTGGTGCTGTCGGGCGGGATGCCGCAGTTCGTGGCGCCCGCATACGACGAGGAGCTCGGGATGGCGCACGGCGTCGAGCCCGCCACGCTGCGGGCGGCGATCGCCGGCGCCGAGGGCCCGCAGGCGGCGTTCATCGTCTCGCCGACGTACTACGGGATGGTCGCCGACGTCGCCGGATGCGCCGAGGTCGCGCACGCCGCGGGCATCCCGCTCGTCGTCGACCAGGCCTGGGGCCCGCACTTCGGCTTCCACCCGGACCTGCCCGCCGGCGCACTGCAGCAGGGCGCCGACGCCGTGCTGACGAGCACCCACAAGATCGTCGGCTCCCTCACCCAGTCGGCGATGCTGCACGTCGCCCCGACCGGCCGGATCGACGTCGACCGCGTCGCGCGCGCCATCCGGCTCGTGCGCTCGACCTCGCCGAGCTCGCTGCTGCTCGCCTCGCTGGACGCGGCGCGCCGCCAGCTCGCCGTCCACGGCGAGGCGCTGCTGCACGAGACGCTCGCCGGCAGCCGGCGCCTGCGCGACAAGCTCGCCACCGTGCCCGGCCTCGCCGTCGTCGGCGCCGAGCAGGTCGGCCGGCCGGGGGTCGCCGACTGGGACCCGCTGCGCGTCGTGCTCGACCTTCGCGCGACCGGCCGCACCGGCTACGAGGTCTCCGACGCGCTGCGCCGGAGCTACGACGTGCAGGTCGAGCTCGCCACGCAGGCGACCGTCGTCCTCGTGCTCGGCATGGGCCAGCCCGAGGCCGACCTGGTCCGGGTCGGCGGCGACATCGAGGAGACGATCAAGCGCATCGCCCGTCCGCCCGGCGCCAGGCCGACCGACGCGATCCGCCGCCCGACGACCGCCCTGCGCTACGAGGTGGCGATCGCGCCGCGCGACGCCTTCCTCGGGGCGTCGGAGGTCGTCGCGGTCGACGACGCGATCGGCCGCATCTCCTGCGAGTCGATCGCCGGCTACCCGCCGGGCATCCCCGCGCTGCTGCCCGGCGAGCGGATCACCGGCGAGGTGGTCGCGTACCTGCGCGAGCTCACCGCCGCCGGCGCCCGCCTGCACGGCGCCAGCGACCCCGCGTTCGGCACGATCAACGTGCTGGCGCACTGAGCCGGATCACCCGTCCACCCGGCCTCGACCCGCACGCCGCCCGGCCGATCTCGGGGGCGGGCGGCGGCGTCCGGGGCGCGCGCGGCGCCGCCGGCGCCAGCAGCTAGCCTGCTGCGCTCATGGACCTTCGCGCCACCGTGGCCCAGGCGCTGGCGGAGGACGTCGGCAGCGGCGACGTGACCACCCAGGCCACCGTCCCCGAGGGCGCCCGCGCCCGCGCCACGATCACCCAGAAGCAGCCCGGCGTCATCTTCGGCCTCGACGCGGCCGAGGAGGCGTTCCGCCAGCTCGATCCCGGTGTCATATTCGAGCGCCTCGTCGCCGAGGGCCAATGGCGCGACGGCGGACCGGTCGCGCGCATCGAGGGCTCGGCCCGCGCGCTGCTGACCGGCGAGCGCACCGCGCTGAACTTCCTCGGCCGCCTGAGCGGCGTGGCGACGGCCGCGGCCGGAGCGGTCCGCGCCGTGCAGGGCACCGGCGCGACCGTGCTCGACACCCGCAAGACGACGCCCGGCCTGCGCGCGCTCGAGAAGCAGGCGGTGAAGGCCGGCGGCGCCGCGAACCATCGCTTCGGCCTGCACGACGCAATTCTCGTCAAGGAGAACCACATCGCCGCGGCCGGCGGGATCGCCGCCGCCGTCGATGCGGCGCGCAAGGCGGCGCCCGGGCTCCTGCTCGAGGTCGAGGTCCGCGACCCCCAGGAGATCGACGAGGCGCTGGCGGCCGGGGCCCCGCGCCTGCTGCTCGACAACATGACGCCCGCCGAGCTGCGCGCCGCGGTCGCGCAGGTCGCCGGGCGCGCGGAGCTCGAGGCCAGCGGCGGCGTCACGCAGGAGACGCTGCGCGACGTCGCGGCCAGCGGCGTGGACTTCGTCTCGCTCGGCGCGCTCACGCACTCCGCGCCGACGCTCGACGTCTCCATGCTGCTCGAGACCGCCACCTGACGCGCGCTCAACTCGGCCCGTGCGCGGCCGACCAACCGGGTGTCGAACGTCAACCAGCGCAAGGAAGCGCCCATGCCTCGTCTGTCGATCCGCGCCAAGCTCTTCGGGGGCTACGCGGTCATCATCGCCGTGATGGCGATCCTCACCGTCATCTCGGTGAACCATCTGTCCGGGAGCGCCGACCGCACCCGGACGGTCGCGACCGACACGTTGCCCGCGACGAGGATCGTCGCCAGCCTGCGCGGCGCGCAGGCCGAGTACCGGATGATGGAGTACGCGCTCATCCTCAACGCGTCGAACCCGAGGGTCGTCAAGCAGATCCAGCCGATCCTCAGGGCGAACAAGGCGACCCTCGACGGCCTGGTGGGCGAGTACGCGAAGTACGCCGCGACCCCGCGTGACAAGGAGTTCCTGAGCCGGTTCCGTGCCGGCCTGGCGACGTACCTGCAGCGCTCCGCCCCTGCCGCCGGCCTGGCCGCCGACGGGGACCTGCAGGGCGCCATCGGGGTCATGGAGAGCCAGGCCGAGGACGGCGCGGTGACCGCGCTGCTGGCGAACCAGGCGCTGCTCGGCAAGTGGGAGAGGTACCGCGAGCAGTTCGCCGACCAGCAGCAGGCGGCCGACCACTCCGCCACGACGTCGGCGGAGCGCGAGATCCTCATCCTGCTCGGCGTCGCGATCCTGCTCGCCGCCGCCCTCGCGTTCCTCATCGGCCGCGGCATCGGCCGCAGCGTCAAGGACATCCTCTCGACGCTGCGCCAGCTGCGCGACCACTGCACGGTGATGCTGCGAGGCGGCGTGCAGGCGGTCGCCGAGGGCGACCTGACCCGTCAGGTGGAGATGACCACGCCGCCGATCGAGCGCATCGCCAAGGACGAGCTCGGCGACGTCGCCCGGGCCGTCAACGAGATCCGCGAGAACATCGCGGCCTCGGTGGACGCCTACAACGACACCCGAAGCGGGCTGTCGCGCATGATCGGCGAGGTCCAGAGCACCGCCAACGCGGTCGCCGGCACCTCCCACGAGGTCGCCCAGACCTCCGAGGAGGCCGGCCGGGCGGTCAACGAGATCGCCACGGCCGTCGGTGAGGTCGCCAAGGGCGCCGAGGACCAGGTCCGCATGGTGGACGCCGCCCGGACCTCGGCCGAGGAGACCAGCCGCGCCGCCGACGAGGCCCGCACGGTCGCCGAGGAGGGCGCCGGGGCCGCGGCCCAGGCCACCGAGGCCATGGGCGCCGTCCGCGAGTCGACCGTCGAGGTCACCCAGGCGATCCGCGCCCTCGCCGCCAAGAGCGACGAGATCGGCGGCATCGTCGCGACGATCACCGGCATCTCGGAGCAGACGAACCTGCTCGCGCTGAACGCCGCGATCGAGGCGGCCCGCGCCGGCGAGTCCGGCCGCGGCTTCGCCGTCGTCGCCGAGGAGGTCCGCAAGCTGGCCGAGGAGTCCCAGCAGGCGGCCGCGGCGATCGGCCAGCTCATCGAGCAGGTCCAGTCCGAGACGGATCGCGCCGTGCACGTCGTCGAGGCGGGCGCGCAGCGCTCCGACGAGGGCGCCGCGGTCGTCGAGCAGGCGCGGGCCTCGTTCGAGCGCATCGCCGAGGCGGTCCGCGACATGGGCGGGCGCATCGGCGACATCGCGACCGCCACGACCGAGGTCGCCTCGGTCGCCGAGCAGTCGTCGGCCTCGACGCAGCAGGTGTCGGCGTCGACCCAGGAGACCTCGGCCTCGACGCAGCAGATCGCCGCGTCGGCGCAACAGCTGTCGCGCAGCGCCGAGGAGCTCGAGCGGATGGTGGCGCGCTTCACCATCGCCGCGTAGCACCCGCCGGATCGGGACGAGGGCCTCCTTTACCTAGAATGGGAGGCCCTCCCCGATTTCCCGGAGATCCCCCGTGAGCCTCCTGTCGCTCGAGAACATCCCCGCCCTGCAGGACGAGGTCCGCGCCCTGGCCGCCGAGCGCGACGCCGTGATCCTCGCCCACAACTACCAGGTGCCCGAGGTCCAGGACGTCGCGCACTACGTCGGCGACTCGCTCGGCCTCTCCCAGCACGCGGCGAAGGCGCCGGAGTCGGTCATCGCCTTCTGCGGCGTGCACTTCATGGCCGAGACGGCCTCGATCCTCTGTCCCGACAAGACGGTCCTGATCCCGGACCTCGACGCCGGCTGCTCCCTCGCCGACTCCATCACGCCCGAGCAGCTGACCGCCTGGCAGGCCAAGCACCCCGGCGCGGTCACCGTCATGTACGTCAACACGACCGCCGAGATCAAGGCGCTCACCGACTACTGCGTGACCTCGTCGAACGCCGTGAAGGTCGTCGAGCACATCCTGCGCGAGCACGGGGCGGACACCGAGATCCTCTTCGGGCCCGACATGTTCCTCGGCGCCTACGTCGAGAAGCAGGTCGGCCGGCCGATGCACGTGTGGGACGGCGAGTGCCACGTCCACGCCGGCATCCGCCCGTCGGACATCGCCGAGGTGCGCGCCGCCCATCCCGGCGCCGACTTCCTCATCCACCCCGAGTGCGGCTGCTCGACGTCGGTGATGGAGTACGTGGCCGCCGGCGACGTCGACTCCGAGGGCGTGCACATGCTCTCGACCGGCGGGATGCTGAAGTACGCCGCGGAGCACAAGGGCAGCGGCAGCACGGCGATCATGGCGACCGAGATCGGCATGCTGCACCCGCTCCAGATGGCCGCACCCGACGTGGACTTCATCGCCGCCAACGAGCGCGCCAGCTGCAAGTTCATGAAGATGATCACGCTCAGCGGCCTGCGCGACGCGCTGCGCGACCTCAAGTACGAGGTCAAGGTCGCTCCGGAGATCGCCGAGCGCGCGCGGCTGCCGATCGAGCGCATGGTGGCGATCAGCTGATCTCGCTCGACGACGTCCGCCGGGCGGCGCGGCGCCTGGACGGCGTCGCGCACCGCACGCCGGCGGTGCGCTCGCGCACGCTCGACGAGCGCGTGGGGGCGCGGGTGGTGCTCAAGGCCGAGAACCTGCAGCGCGTCGGCGCGTTCAAGTTCCGGGGCGCCTACAACGCGGTGGCGGCGATGGACCCGAAGCAGCGGGCCCGGGGCGTGGTCACCGCGTCGTCGGGCAACCACGCGCAGGCGCTCGCGCTCGCTGCGCGGCTCCACGACGTTCCGGCGCTGATCCTCATGCCCGGGGATGCGCCCGGGTCGAAGGTGCAGGCCACGATCGGCTACGGCGCGGAGATCGTGCCGTTCGACCGCTACGCCGAGGACCGCGAGGAGCTGCTGGCCGCTCTTGCCGCCGAACGCGGGATGACGCCCGTTCACCCCTACGACGACGACCGCGTCATGGCCGGCCAGGGCACGGCGGCGCTCGAGCTCATCGAGGACGCCGGCCCGCTCGACGCCCTGCTCGTATGCATCGGCGGGGGCGGGCTGATCGCCGGGTGCGCGACCGCGGCCAAGGGCCTCGACGACGGGACTCGCGTGGTCGGCGTCGAGCCGGAGGCCGGCGACGACGTGCGCCGGTCGCTCGCTGCCGGCGACCGCGTGCGGATCGCGGTCCCCGACACGATCGCCGACGGCCAGCAGATCCCGGTCCCGGGCGAGCGCACCTGGCCGGTGATCCGCGAGCGGGTGGACGCGGTCGCCGTCGCCTCGGACGCCGAGATCGTGGCGGCGATGCGCTTCCTCTTCGAGCGCTGCAAGCTCGTCGTGGAGCCGAGCGGCGCCTGCGCGCTCGCCGCGCTGCTCGCCGGGCGCGTCGAGCTCGACGGGGCGCAGCGCATCGGCGTGACGCTGTCGGGCGGCAACGTCGACGCCGCCCGTTTCGCGCGCCTGCTCAGCTGAGAAGCTCTGCCCGTGGTGCTGAGCCTCGAGCACGTCGACCTGGAGCGCGGCGGTCGCGCGGTGCTCCGCGACGTGACGATCTCCGCGGCCGCCGGCTCGATCACCGCGCTGCTCGGGCCGTCGGGCGCCGGCAAGTCCAGCGTCCTGCGCTGCCTCGTGCGCCTGGAGGAGCCGCACGCGGGCCGCGTGCTCGTCGACGGCGCGGACGTGCGCAGCCTCGATCCCTGTGGCCTGCGCCGGCGCGTCGGCCTCGTCGCCCAGGCGCCGGTGATGCTCCCGGGCGACGTGCGCGCCAACCTCACGTACGCCGCCGAGGACCTCTCCGAGGCCCAGGTGCGCGCCGCGCTCGACCAGGCCGAGCTCGCCCAGGCGTTCCTCGCCCGTCCCGCGGCCGAGCTCTCCGGCGGCGAGCGCGCGCGGGTGGCGATCGCCCGGGCGCTCGTCCGCGGCCCGGAGGCGCTGCTCTTCGACGAGCCCACGGCCGCGCTGGACCCGGCTCGCGCCGCCGCCATCGCCGAGCTGATCCGCCGGCTCGCGGCGGTGGGGCTGACCATCGTCGTCACCGCACACGACGTCGCGCTCGTCCAGCGGCTCGCCGATCGCGCCGTCCTGCTCGTCGACGGCGCGGTGGTCAGCGCCGGGGCGCCCGCCGAGGTCGTCGCCGGGTGGGAGGCCGAGCCCGCGTGGCGCTAGCCGTCAGCCAGGCCGCCGTCAGCCAGATCGCCGTGGCCGTCGGCCTCGTGCTCGCCGCGATCGCCCTCTCCGCGGCCACCCGCATGGGCCTCGAGCGCGAGCTCGGGATCGTCGCGCTGCGGTCGATCGTGCAGCTCACCGCCGTCGGCCTGCTCGTCACGCTGGTCTTCAAGCACATCGGGCTGGCCGCCGCGTTCATCGTCGTCATGCTCGGCGCCGCGAGCGTCACCTCGGCACGGCGGGTGCGGGGCGTCCGGCGGCCGGTGCTCGTGTCCGCGGTGGCGATCGGGGCGCCCGCGCTCACCGCGCTGGGGCTGCTGCTGGCCGCCGGGGCGTTTCCCGCCACCCCGCGCGGGATCATCCCGGTCGCCGGGATCCTGATCGGCGGCGCGATGGCCGCCGTCTCGCTCGCCGGCCGGCGGCTGCTCGAGGAGCTCCAGGACCGCATCGACGAGATCGAGGCGCGCCTCGCCCTGGGCGCGCCCGCGCGCACCGCGCTGTTCCCGGCCGTCCGGCGGGCGGTCGGCACGGCGCTCGTGCCGGTCATGGACCAGACCCGGAACGTCGGGCTCGTCACCTTGCCGGGAACGTTCGTCGGCCTCGTCCTCGGAGGCGCCTCGCCGGGGGAGGCCGCCCGCGTCCAGCTGACCGTGCTGCTCTCGCTGCTGGCCGTCGAGCTCGCCGCCGCGCTGCTGCTCGCGCGGCTGGTGACCGCGGCGGCCGTCGCGCCCGGCGAGCGCGTGATCGCCCCGCGCGCGCCCGGCTGATCACGCCGAGGGCTGGGCCTTCGATCCGAGCCCCGCCTCGCCCGGCGGCGGTGGCGGGGCCAGCAGGTCGATTCCGTTCTCCACCGCCCGCTGCACCCGCTTGAGCGTCTGCTCCTTGCGGGCCATCTCCTCCGGCGTGTAGCAGTGGACGTCGGCGTAATCGCCCATCTCGGACGCGTCCCAGAGGTTGCCGGCGACGTAGACGCGCTCGAGCCACGGCGTGCCCGCGAAGCCCTCCGAGACGAGCACGATCACGTATTCCGGCCCGCGCTCGCGCTGAAGGCCGAGGCCGCGCTCGTCATCGACCCGCGCGCCCCCGAGGTAGGCCCGCTCGATCGGCCAGCGGTCTCCCACGCGGGCCAGATAGCGCTCGAGCTCGCGGTGGTTGATCGCCATCCCGCCGCCCATCCTGCCATCGCCCGCGGCGTCACGCCAACGCGGGACTACGCGAACTCGCCTGCCTCGTGCGGCCCGACACAGGCGACGGCCAGCCGCTGGGGATCGATCGCGGCCGCGACCTCGCGCACCTCGTCGAAGGTCACGGCGTCCAGGGCGGCGATCGCCGCGTCGGGGTCGATGTCCTCGTCGAAGACGATCCGCTGCGTGGCGGCGTAGCGGGCCACGGCGTTCGTGTTCTCGAAGGCGAGGACCCGGCGGCCGGCCGCATAGGCCTGGGCGCGGGCCACCTCGTCCTCCGTCGGCCCGTCGTCGTGCAGCTCGGCCACGATCTCGCGCATTCGCGTGTAGGCCTCGATGCACTTGCTCGAGTCGAGGCCCGCGCCGAGCTGCAGGACCGGCGCATCCGCGAACGAGTGGTCGATCGACCAGACCGAGTAGCACAGCCCGCGCTGCTCGCGGATCTCGTCGAACAGCCGCGAGCCCATCGAGCCGCCCAGCAGCGTCGAGTAGATCGCCAGCGCCGCGCGCTGGCGCACGTCGCCCACGTCGACCTGCGGCGCGTACATCATCCGCAGGTGCGACTGGTTCGTGTCGCGCTGCTCGACGGCCCGCTCGGTCTTCAGCGTGGGGGCGGGGTCGTAGCCCTCCGGCGCGGGGAGGTCGGGGAAGCGGCCGAGCAGCTCGCCCACCGCACCCGACCCGCTGTCGTGTGGGCCCACGGGGACGTGCTCGACGTTGCCGACGATGAACGCGCCGCCGCGGCGACCGGACCAGCGCCGCTCGCGGAAGCCGACGATCGCGTCGCGCGTGAACGTCCGCAGGTGATCCTCGGGCCCGAGCACGGGCCGCCCCAGCGGGTGCTCGCCGAACGCGGTGCGGTCGATCAGGTACTCGGCGACGGTCGAGGGCTGGTCGAAGGAGCGGTTGATCTCCTGGATGACGACGCCGCGCTCGCGGTCGAGCTCCTCGGCGTCGATGCGGGGGCGCCCGACGAAGTCGGTGAGCAGGTCGAGCGCCTCCATCGTGCGCTCGGCGCGGCAGGTGATGTGGAAGGCGACGAGGTCGTGCGACGTGTAGGCGTTGAGCATCGCGCCCATCCGCTCCGCCGTCTCGTTGACCTTGCGGTAGTCGTCGAAGAGCTCGCCGCCCTTGAAGACGAGGTGCTCGAGGAAGTGCGCCGCGCCGTTCTCCTCCGTGCGCTCGGTGCGCGCGCCCGCGTCGAAGGCCACGAGGATGGTCGTCGACCGCGTGCCGGGCAGCCCCACCCGATACAGCGGCAGGCCGTTGGGGAGCTCTTCCTGGGTGATCTGCGCCATGCGGCTCAGGGTACGCTGCCGGCGCCGCGCCCCGAGGAGAGCCGCCGTGCCCCGCCGTCCCGTCGCCGTCGCCATCGCCGCCCTGGTCGTCACGCTGGGATGTTCGGCGTCCGCGCCGGCCGCGGCGCGCGACCTCGAGTCGCTCGTCTTCATCGACGGCGTCAGCGGCCTCGGCTCGGCCCCGACCGCCGCGCAGGCGGGCGCCTCGCTGGACCAGCTCGCGACGAGCTCGCCGTTCCTCGACCTGACCGGCCTCGGCCTGCCCTGGTCGGCCGGCGTGTTCAACGCGGTCGGCTCCACGACCACGCTGCTGGCCCCCGACGAGCCGTCGATCCTGCAGGCCTGGCCGCTGCTGCCCGCCAACCTCAAGGCGCCGGTCGCCGCCACGAACCTGGCCGGCTACGGCTACGCCCTCGACGTCAAGACCGGCCCGCCGAGCCTCGCGCTCGTCCAGTCGCACATCGGCCGCCTGGCCGACAGCGGCGACCTGCGCCTGCCGATCCTCCCGGGCCGCAACGCGTTCCTGCAGACCGTCGTCCCGTTCCTGAGGAAACTGCGCTGAGGTGCAAGGCGGATTGCGTGCACGGCGTCCTGCACGTGAGCGCGGGGGCGGGTCCTACCTTGTGCGCTCCTCATGGCCGCAACCGAACAGCCAGCACGCACCATCGCGCCCCCGCCGCGGGCGCCCCGGACCCCCGCCGTCATCGAGCTGCGCAACGTCACGAAGCGCTACGACAGCGGCGACATCGGTCTCGACGACGTCACCCTGACGATCAACCGCGGGGAGTTCGTCTTCATCGTCGGGCAGTCCGGCTCGGGCAAGTCGACGCTCATGCGCCTGCTCATCAAGGAGCTCGACATCACCGACGGGCGCCTGCGCGTCGCCGGCAAGGACCTGTCGGAGCTCGGGCGCCGCAAGGTGCCGTACTACCGCCGCAACATCGGCATGGTCTTCCAGGACTTCAAGCTGCTGCCCAACCGCACGGTCCACGACAACGTCGCCTACGCGATCCAGGTGACGGGCGGCCGGCGCAAGGAGATCCGCCAGAAGGTGCCGGACATCCTGCGCCTGACGGGCCTTGCGACGAAGCTGCACAACATGCCCGACCAGCTGTCGGGCGGCGAGCAGCAGCGCGTGGCGATCGCGCGCGCGTTCGTCAACCACCCGCCGCTGCTGCTGGCCGACGAGCCGACCGGCAACCTCGATCCCGAGACGTCCATCGGGATCATGCAGCTGCTGTACCGGATCAACCGCACCGGCACCACGGTGGTCGTCGCCACGCACGACGTGACGATGGTCGACCGCATGCGCCGCCGCGTGATCGAGCTGCAGCGCGGCCGCGTCATCCGCGACCAGGCCGCCGCGCGCTACAGCGGCAACGAGCCGAACACCGCCGAGCTCGGCGCGATCCTCCAGGAGCACCTCGAGACGTGAAGCTCGGGTTCTTCTTCAAGGAGTCGGTGCGGTCGATGCGCCGCAACCCGATTCCGTCCTTCGCCGCGATGGCGTCGGTGCTCGTGACGCTCCTCGTCCTCGGCGTGTTCATCCCCGTCGTCCAGGCGACCACGGGCGCCGCCAACGAGGTGCGCTCGAAGGTCCTGCTCGACGTGTACCTCACCACGGGGGCCACGGACGCCCAGGTGCAGCGCGTGCGCCAGTTGCTCATCGACCGCACCGACCACGTCAAGTCGGTCCAGTACGTCTCCAAGGAGCAGGCGTACAAGGAGCAGAAGAAGCGCAACCCCGAGGCCTACGAGCTGCTGGGGTCCAACCCGCTGCCCGACACGTTCCGCGTCACGCCCGACAAGCCCGAGAACGTCGAGGCGATCCGCAACGCC from Capillimicrobium parvum encodes the following:
- a CDS encoding M16 family metallopeptidase; its protein translation is MAQITQEELPNGLPLYRVGLPGTRSTTILVAFDAGARTERTEENGAAHFLEHLVFKGGELFDDYRKVNETAERMGAMLNAYTSHDLVAFHITCRAERTMEALDLLTDFVGRPRIDAEELDRERGVVIQEINRSFDQPSTVAEYLIDRTAFGEHPLGRPVLGPEDHLRTFTRDAIVGFRERRWSGRRGGAFIVGNVEHVPVGPHDSGSGAVGELLGRFPDLPAPEGYDPAPTLKTERAVEQRDTNQSHLRMMYAPQVDVGDVRQRAALAIYSTLLGGSMGSRLFDEIREQRGLCYSVWSIDHSFADAPVLQLGAGLDSSKCIEAYTRMREIVAELHDDGPTEDEVARAQAYAAGRRVLAFENTNAVARYAATQRIVFDEDIDPDAAIAALDAVTFDEVREVAAAIDPQRLAVACVGPHEAGEFA
- the ftsE gene encoding cell division ATP-binding protein FtsE; amino-acid sequence: MAATEQPARTIAPPPRAPRTPAVIELRNVTKRYDSGDIGLDDVTLTINRGEFVFIVGQSGSGKSTLMRLLIKELDITDGRLRVAGKDLSELGRRKVPYYRRNIGMVFQDFKLLPNRTVHDNVAYAIQVTGGRRKEIRQKVPDILRLTGLATKLHNMPDQLSGGEQQRVAIARAFVNHPPLLLADEPTGNLDPETSIGIMQLLYRINRTGTTVVVATHDVTMVDRMRRRVIELQRGRVIRDQAAARYSGNEPNTAELGAILQEHLET